A window of the Eleutherodactylus coqui strain aEleCoq1 chromosome 8, aEleCoq1.hap1, whole genome shotgun sequence genome harbors these coding sequences:
- the SNRNP25 gene encoding U11/U12 small nuclear ribonucleoprotein 25 kDa protein, which translates to MRCPEMDGNVKAEYETELNLEECGIKEEDAEEELPHAEVIDIFQEGLAMMVQDPLLCDLPIQVTLEEINSQIALEFGQAMTVRVCKADGEVMPVVVIQNATVLDLKRAIQRYIQLKHQREGGIQHISWKYVWNTYQLSFSGEKLESDDKSLREYGIKNRDEVVFMKKLKKK; encoded by the exons ATGAGATGCCCG GAGATGGATGGAAATGTGAAAGCAGAATATGAGACAGAACTGAACCTTGAAGAATGTGGAATTAAAGAAGAAGATGCAGAGGAGGAGCTGCCACATGCAGAAGTCATAGACATATTCCAGGAAGGTCTGGCAATGATGGTGCAGGATCCATTACTATGTGACCTCCCCATACAG GTTACATTAGAAGAAATAAACTCACAAATTGCACTTGAATTTGGTCAAGCGATGACAGTCCGGGTGTGTAAGGCTGACGGGGAAGTGATGC CTGTTGTCGTTATCCAGAATGCCACAGTTCTTGATTTAAAAAGAGCCATTCAGCGATATATTCAGCTGAAGCaccagagggagggagggatacAGCATATTAGCTG GAAATATGTCTGGAATACCTACCAGTTGTCCTTTTCTGGAGAGAAGCTTGAAAGCGATGACAAGAGCCTTCGAGA GTATGGTATTAAAAACCGAGATGAAGTGGTGTTTATGAAGAAACTGAAAAAGAAGTAG